The following is a genomic window from Thunnus maccoyii chromosome 13, fThuMac1.1, whole genome shotgun sequence.
atcatagcatgcataaatatcttggctgcgtccaaagagagatagtttctaatatgtctaaaatttgctaagttgtactttatggttttaactgtttttataacatgtttcttaaagttcaaatttggatccagtgtcacaccaagatatttaaaagtgACTATGTCaatcttttcacctttgatgagaatatcaatGCTAGCAGGTtgtaccatggttttagagaaaaacataccttttgtcttgtttacatttagacacagacatgattgatcaagccaatgtgtgatcctttccaatgcaattgttagcttagcagcagaaaactcagctgtttttgcatgtgtggacacaacggtgtcatctgGATACATTTGTAGTACTACATCATGATACTGTTGAgagagatcattaatatatatgttaaataataggggacctaacactgacccttgtggaacacccattgtgcatttcatgttactggacagtgtgtcacaaactttaacacattgtatccttttagataaatatgaagacatccatgccagtgctctagatgagaagttaaaacatcatgattgactgtgtcgaaCGCTTTACACAGATcaaaaaatacagcaacaactactcctcctttatcaagtcttgatttaatttgctctattaagttCAAGGTAGCAGattcagtggaatgatttgctctgaagccaaattgcatacaatgtagaccaaaattgcttgtattaagaaatgttgtcatttgtttaatgacaactttctcagcaacctttgagagtactggcagtatacttattggtctgtagttgctggcttcaaggcggtctccagatttaaaaataggcatgacaatggcacatttctagtcatcaggaaaggagctgtgtttaaaagacaagttaattaaatgagcaatggggggagttaaaatatctgtgtgatttgacaaacatggtgtcaaattggaaagcatatcagcaaaaaaaaaaaaaagggggaggagacaaataaaactttgatcctcccagttcacattaaaatcgGTACGTAATAATTCCCAGAAGTCCCAGACATACTTGGGCACAAATCAGCATTGAAGTTCTGCAGTGCTCCAGGGGTCACTGGACCAAgatttagctgaacatctcCGGAGAGCAGGATCAGCGtgaagaggagacctgctatTCTCTGACACAGGGTGGCAGATGACCGGTCCACTGGATCAGTGATTCGCTCTGGTACCTGGGCTCGTCAGTGCTGCAGGACAGTACAGTACAGCCACTCCTCCCAAGAAGTGATGAAACAACTCACTTATTCTCATGTTCAGTCTTCATGCCCACTGCTCAAGCAGAGTGGGTGTGAGGACTGGCGGTTTAGAAACCAAATAGCGCATGAATAACACGCcaatttcatgtcattttggGTGTTATCGCTAtgcattttaagctttttgcGTGTCATTTCATGCCGTTAAGTATCAGTGACCGGGGAAGTGATGCATTTCAGATGACATCGATATAATatgatttagttttattttataaggTGTTTTTggcttattaggaggaggcgggttgtgTTGATGGCTTGATAGTGGCAAAAAGTTGCACAAGCAGCAGGAAAGCATTGTTCGTGACCACCAACCGGACATTTTTTACCGTCACATTGGGCAATTTACTGGACATTTTGACCGTCATGTTGGGCATTTTAGTGCTGTTAAATGGGACATTTTTACTGTgatgtttgtacatttttactgcattttactgttttaacccaaaccacaatctttccctaaccctgaCCAAGTGGGGTTTTTTgcctaacccaaaccatgatctttgaGATCACGATGTCAAGTAGGTTAATGGGAAGGATTGGCGTATCACCTGCACGCAAAATTGGACTTTAGTGTATGCACTGCATGCAATTTGTAAGtgtaaagttgtgttatttgtatGCAGATTGAAGAGACTAGGTTGGCAATGGACAGATGCTCTGAGCGGGGTGATAAACTTGTGTTGAATTTTCTTTTAAGAGAATTGTGACATATACAGTAGCTAGGGCGAAAATGTAATCTCTACAAAGAAGTGATGATCTAAGTCTGTGGGTAAATTCTGAAACTGGGAAGTCAGAGTGCATTCTTTGATGAGCATATGAGCTTTTTAGCCAGCATATaatcacagaaacactgaaacacactcaAAGTACTCTGTATTAATACTGTGTGAATCGACACTTGTTTTAGCTTGGCCctgtagcctactggttaagagGCATTCCATATGGCTGGCAACATTCGTGGTTTGAATCTGTCCCCCCCATCACTCTCTCCTGTCgattcctgtcatctctccactgtccCTATAGTAAAGCACTAGTAGCGTTGCTCCGTcaaggagtatgtttgcgtagcgagcgggaaagagcgaggggcagagaagtgacggtggatgcgagcggcgcagaggaaaaggtcaatagtaagttgtcagtctggcagtaaatgtacagcacagactacagtgtgtcagttaataaatgcttaaTGCTAGATTGTTAAACGTGACTTTTCATAATACtgtattcataattattattgGAGCCAAACCATTTACCATAATGAGAAGAGCAGTCatgacatgatgaaaaaaagGGAGTGCATGTGCCACAGAAATAACATCACCTAGAAAGTTAccgggaggtgtgtgtgtgtgtgcgtgtgcgtgtgtgtgtgtgtgtgtgtgtgtgtgtgtgtgtgtgtgtgtgtgtgtgtgtgtgtgtgtgcaaactgCAAATTAAGTACAAATCTGGCAATGTggcaccttcccgcagggttgtgcggaggtgtgggcatatttatttgtgctttagaatgtaaccgctATAATACAAtcaggaaataatgttttatttctctgattcactgctttgtttttttccctgcagGTGTGCAGTCTGTCAGAGTGTGAGTAGGAGGGCAGCAGCATGGCTGCAGGtgagcacaaaacacacacatccactgGCTCAGATAAATAATGGTTGGTTACTTGGTTTGCTATTTCAAACAGAAGTTAACCTttcctcaaacacacatacatgcacgcacgcaTACACAGATGTGTTACAACTATTCTCAGTTTAATGATACTGGATTTAGACAATTTAATTAATGGAAATCTGGATGTGAGTGAATTCACAATCTTAATTTTAACGCTTCAATatgttcactttatttttaagaTCAAGTGCATTTATTCATCATAAACCAGTTTCTTGTCATCGGAATTGATATGTATGTGAAATTGTTTATCTGTGTCTTTAGTTATGTATCTTTCTTACAATAACTGATTAATTtgggccacttgggggcagtggacACAAGATGACATATTATCAATTTTTACgttgatatggtgaacttgTTAGTAAAACGCTATTTACACATTTAGCAGGCACATTAGCGTTCATGTTCTGGCCAAAATACCAAAACAAATAGGTGAAAGATGTAAAAAGTTGCTATATTGCTgtggggaactgcagagttggtgataatcCTCTATGGGTTATCACTCAAAGCAACACATTTCTCATCCAAGAAGTggagtgttgtgttgttgtgttgtataCAAGTGTGGAAGAAGAGTGCATTCAGCTGGATTTTCTTCACACAATCTATGATGGACAGAATTGTATGGAATATGCTCAGCTTCTAAGGAATGGGTGTAAATTAAAGCTTGAAACTGTTATGTTTAAactcacatatactgtataaagcaAAGTTCAAATATATAGATTTGTGGGCTGAATGATAATATGGATTGATGGAGAGAAGTACATTGACAATATCACAACTCTgtcaaaaagttaaaaaaaaaaaaaattctatgtAAATAACTCATggatattaaataaactttgtCGGCTGACAATTTCTGCAAAATCTTTCCAATCTTTATCTGTCAGGgtttctgtaaaaataaaaaaataaaagaaaaaagataatcTGGACTTCATTAGCCAATGGAATTTTTCCGCATTTTCACATATTTGGAGACACACCCACAACAATGCAGACCTTTCTGTGAATGTGTTGAAGGCCAAATGTCCCATGTGACTGTTGAGTAACCCTTGAATGGATGGTGGAagtttggattttatttcaCCTCTGTTTTGCAGCATTCCTTGATGGTAAAGGTGCGCACTCTGTCCTGAAGCGTTTCCCTCGAGCCAATGGCTTCCTGGAGGAGTTAAAACAAGGGAACATTGAGAGGGAGTGTGGTGAGGAGAGCTGCAGCTTCGAAGAAGCCAATGAAGTGTTTGAGAACAAAGAGAGAACGGTGAGCTGGTGTTTTACAATCACAGTACACAGGCTGGTGACACCACAGTAAGAGAATTTCTTCAACGATTATTGTGGTAGCACGATATTAGTGTAGTCATTGTGGGAGCTGAGTTTGTATCTATGTGAGAGCATTATTACTTTATTGTCATATATAGTCAGATAACTGGTAATAAAACCGCCAGTACGTTTACATGCAGTGTGGCaacctggttactgtaaaaTCCATGAATAAAAGGAACAGATCAGTAATCACATTTCTCTCCTACCCTGAGCATagtgtcagtttcagttttagtctttctaattataataataattatatatttataattgaatgaagcaaaatgtaaaatatcttttttgtcACTCCCAGATGGAGTTTTGGAAAACTCGCAGTGTCTACACAGTGAGCAGCAACAACGAGGGGCACTCTGAGCGTGCCGACACCGTCTACATGATGGTTCCCCTGCTGGGGGTGGCCTTGCTCATTATCATTGGCCTCTTTCTCCTTTGGAGGTGTCAGCTTCAGAAGGCCACACGTCGACGGCCAGCCTACACCCAGAACCGCTACTTGGCCAACAACCGCAGCACCCGGAGCCTACCACGCATTCTGGTTCACCGGGAAATGGCTGCACACACCGAGAGCTTGCACCAGGAGTCTAGCTCACATCCCACTGTGGTAGTGAGTGGTGCTGAAAGAGGGGGAGGTTCCCAGTTAGACTCCCATGGCCTTCACCAGCAGAACACTCGTGCTCTCTATGTTCAGGATTCATCCCTGTCAGTGGCTTCACGGCTGTCCGGTGCCACGCCGCCTCCATCATATGAAGAGGTGACAGGACACCTGGAAAGCAGTGGTGATGAGACCTCAGCTCCTACATACAGTGACCCTCCACCCAAATATGAGGAGATCATAACggagaaatgaaacaaatatcaTGTTGCCATGGCAGTTGTTCCCCCACTGTGTCTGAAGGAGCTGGCAGTTTCTGCCTGACTTGGTGCTGCTGGGTGCTAGCTGCTTAAACCCACATTGTTTCTCCACCCCTTTTTCTGCACTGTATAATACCTTTGTTTCACTCATAGCTGCAACCTAAAGCCAGGTGCCAGGAGTATTGTTCATACATAGTTTACCCTTAACACCTTTTTAGATACTTCAtttctttggtttttattttgttttggtcaGCTCTGGATGGCAGACATTGTCCCTAGTGCAGCCACAGTGGGGGGACAAAATGTACATCAAAGTACATGGAGAGGACTGGGCAAGCAGGACACCTACTAATCTGTCTCTGGCCCTTGTAGCAGCTAGAAAAGCAGCCAGCATGGCACTGTGAGTTTGGAGCGCCATGCTGCAGCTGGGCTGGACAGTCAGTGTGACTGGCTggcactttattattttttatccatCAGTTTATTCACTGCTCTCTGAATGTGGTGCTTATACTGTGATTATAGTGCTGTGCATATAGTATGACTCTTTAAACTGTACATACATCGTTGATAGTGGATGTATTGGGACTCTAAGCCAAAGTTGTCATTTACGTGGATGTTCTCTTGGTTTTATCGGTGTTTTAGACAGTTTATAAGTTTGGTTTTCACAGATCAATGTTTAAGTGAGATAAAAAAAGAGCATCTCTAAAGGAAAGACCAGTCCAATCAATAGCCAGTAAGGCTCAAACTCATCTTCTAATACTAAATCTGTATTCCACTTTACGTTTTCAACTGCAAACAAGGCTAAGCTCACTTCACTTTTGTAATACTTGTGCTATTGACTGTATCTCAATTGTTGCAAGGTTTTGACCTCTGTACACCAGCTGTTGTTCACTTGCTGTGTGAGCAAATCCCTGAATTTGTCCTTCTTTTTCACATGCTCACGGTTTAGTGTTTGCAAGCTCCTCCAGCCAGACAGATTCCTCTCTTGTGCTGTGTGGATGGTTTCGTTCTCATGAGCCTCAGACAGGACAGCCTGAAACTATATTTTatcattgaaaaaaatctttGGGAAAAAAGGGATGTCTGCCATGGTCATCGCCATGGTgatgacagagaggaaagaaaaacaatgtggAGCCAAGTACTGCACTCTGTTTAGTGCTTCGGGTACAAACGTGTATAGACTGTTTCTCATGAGGTCACCATGTTCTTAATAATAATTACCTCTGTGCTATGCCATACAGAGGCATGTTTACTTGTTGCCAAATGTCTGCTACCTTACTATGATCACCAGTCTTGCCATCAACCTGTGGACCAAACTTATATCTACTCTGTACAGGCCTTTTTCCTGCTGTGGTTTATGGCTGTAGCTTAGTATTAATAAGTTACAACCAGGGATATTTTTCTAGCCAAACTTCCCAATTCCTGTGCATTTGTGAGTCTGGGTATATACATCTAATTCTTAAATTATTAGTCAATAGATAGAACATTATTCAACAGCAGTTTTGGTAATCAGTTTATCATTTAGatcatttattaagcaaaaatttCAAAGgctttctggttccagcttgaTTTGATGCTTaactctgttttatataattgtaaatggaatatttttgttttgttggtacatagaaaaattaattaaaaataatcagtaatTGCAATGCAAGTGTAAATACATaattctgccccccccccccccccccccaaagcTGAACAGCAGTATTAAACTCCTgctcaacatgaaaacatgagtGCATTTAGGAAGCAGTCTGACACAA
Proteins encoded in this region:
- the LOC121910692 gene encoding transmembrane gamma-carboxyglutamic acid protein 3 codes for the protein MAAAFLDGKGAHSVLKRFPRANGFLEELKQGNIERECGEESCSFEEANEVFENKERTMEFWKTRSVYTVSSNNEGHSERADTVYMMVPLLGVALLIIIGLFLLWRCQLQKATRRRPAYTQNRYLANNRSTRSLPRILVHREMAAHTESLHQESSSHPTVVVSGAERGGGSQLDSHGLHQQNTRALYVQDSSLSVASRLSGATPPPSYEEVTGHLESSGDETSAPTYSDPPPKYEEIITEK